In Gopherus flavomarginatus isolate rGopFla2 chromosome 5, rGopFla2.mat.asm, whole genome shotgun sequence, one DNA window encodes the following:
- the LOC127051893 gene encoding uncharacterized protein LOC127051893 — protein MHWPGRQEKPRKLLNFISCLSSVESSPAQVTTQSSSAQVTMQSSENRKRAPAWTAWEVLDLIAIWGEDSVLTELRSKRRNEKIFEKISKARMEKGYTRDSVQFRVKVKEHRQAYQKTKEANGRSRAGPKTCHFYTELHAILGGSATTTPPPLSVDSEVGVVISAMAEDSADGEDEEEDELAESTQHSVLPNSQELFLTQTKLPSQPSQASSPDNEAMEVTSAANFSSLPTPSRRLSQIMRRKKKSRDEMFSEIMEVTRNERAHLNEWKDVVSNYRKDASECEDRRDQREERRDARDERWRQEDQRCRQEDQRWRDATLGLLRDQTDILRRLMELQEQQQGHRVPLQPLCNHPHHSPCSISSSPRRVRTRGGRLHAPAHSTPVDSPT, from the exons gtagacaggaaaagccccgcaaacttttgaatttcatttcctgtttgtccagcgtggagagctcaccagcacaggtgaccacgcagagctcatcagcacaggtaacaatgcagtcttctgagaatcgaaaaagagctccagcatggaccgcatgggaggtactggatctgatcgctatatggggagaggattctgtgctaacagaactacgttccaaaagacgaaatgaaaaaatatttgaaaaaatttccaaggctaggATGGAGAAAGGttacaccagggactcagtgcagttcagagtgaaagttaaggagcacagacaagcctaccagaaaaccaaagaagcaaacggaaggtccagggcagggccgaaaacatgccacttctacactgagctgcatgcaattctagggggttccgccaccactaccccaccacccctgtccgtggattccgaggtgggggtggtaatctcagccatggctgaggattctgcggacggggaagatgaggaggaggatgagcttgcagagagcacacagcactccgttctccccaacagccaggagctttttctcacccagacaaaattaccctcccagccctcccaagccagtagcccagacaatgaagccatggaagtgacctctg ctgcaaatttttcaagcctccctactccatcccgaaggctatctcagataatgcggaggaaaaaaaagtcacgagacgaaatgttctcggaaatcatggaagtaacccgcaatgaaagagctcatctgaatgagtggaaggatgtggtatcaaattacaggaaagatgccagtgaatgtgaggacaggagggaccaacgtgaggagaggagagacgctcgagatgagaggtggcggcaggaagatcagaggtgtaggcaggaagatcagcggtggcgggatgcaacactggggcttctgcgtgatcaaactgacatcctccgacgtctgatggagcttcaggaacagcagcagggtcacagagtgccgctgcagcctctgtgtaaccaccctcaccactcaccatgttccatatcttcctcacccagacgtgtaagaacacgtgggggaaggcttcatgcacccgcccactccacccctgtggacagcccaacctaa